DNA sequence from the Prolixibacter sp. SD074 genome:
CTGTAACCACCGGTACCACATGCCATGGGTAGTTTCCCGTGGTATTCATGAATCAATTCAACAACCGGCTCCACTGGTTTTACCTTATGAATATTCTCTTCATAACGCAACTCCTTGATGCGGGCAAACTCTTCCGGATCGAATTTCTTGTTGAATTTCTCCTTCAACAACTGGCACGTCTCCACTGCCGGCATTCCTGTCACCGATTCAAACAACGGAATAGTAAAATCAATACCATACTCTTTTGCGGTGTCCCTCCATGCAATATAATGCACCGGCATTGTATCGCAGATCGTCCCGTCGATATCAAAAATAAGTCCGCGAGCCCGCAGATCGACTTCTAACTTGTGGTTCATAAAGAAATAAAAACAGATGCAAAAATAACGAATCCTTCGTTATCTGCCTATCACGTAGCAATTAGTTTAAGAAAACTTAAAATGGCTGACTCAACTGCTGAAAATTCCCTATTTTTCGCGGTAACAATCAATTGAAACAACAAATGAGTAACAATCCGTTTTACCTCTATACCATCATTCCGCAGTGGGGCATTTTTCTGGGGATTGGGCTGGTAGTTTTCGGCTATGTGGAAAAGAAAGGAAAACTATCTACCGCCGGTTGGCTGACCATTGTAACCACTGGACTTTTCGCTCTGGGTGTTAATCTTTTCGGTGATTTGAATCCCCACCCGTTACCCGAAGGAAATATGCCAGTCGATTTTCAGGTAATCGCATTAGGATGGCAAGCCGGAATTGCCGGAATTTTGGCATTATTTTCCATTTTTCTGCGACAGCGAAAAAGCAAACGGTATTCTATATTGGCTATTTTAACGGTAGCCTATGCAATTACGGTATTCTTCCAGTACAATCATTTTATTCGCAGCGGAGGTGAAAAACCGGCGGTAACACAGGAAGCACGGATGAAGGATTCGGTTAAGTGAGAAATTTTTAAATTTAAATATTGGTTTAGCGTTTCAGGATCTACGGCGCTGACAGGAAATCGTCGAAGGCGATAATTTCGAACAACCCGAAACATGAAATGTTACAACCGAAATCTGCAAAAATTACACCCAAAAAAGAGGAAGGCTTTCGGCCCTCCTCTTGCCATATAATGATAAAGCAAATTTATACAAGTTTACTCAGCGCGTTCTTGATACGGGAAATTGCCTCACGTAACTCCGCTTCCGAAGCTGCGTATGAAACCCGCAAACAGTTTGGATCGCCGAAAGCTGCACCAGTTACCACACCTACATGTGCTTCATTCAGCAAATACATGCTTAAATCGGTGGCATCGTCAATCACAGTATCGCCAACTTTTTTGCCAAAATAATGAGTTACATCGGGAAACACATAGAAAGCGCCGTCGGGCTTACTGGTTTTCAATCCGGGGATTTCCGCCATCAGCTCCATCACCATGTCGCGACGTTTCTCGAACTGGGCAACCATTTTGAATACTTCGGAATTATCCGAGTTAATGGCCGCGGCCGAAGCAACCTGAGCTACCGAGTTCGCCCCTGATGTATACTGTCCCTGCAATTTGTTGCATCCCTTCGCAATCCAGGTCGGAGCGGCAATGTAACCAATCCGGTATCCGGTCATGGCATATGCTTTCGATACACCGTTTACCACGACGACCTGATCCTTGATGGCGTCAAACTGGCCGATAGATTCGTGTTTCACACCGTAAGTGATATACTCGTAAATTTCATCGGAAATGACGATGATATTGGGATGTTTGGCAAAGATGCCTGCAAAAGCCTTCAGCTCCTCGCGGGTATACAATTTCCCGGTAGGGTTGCTGGGGCTACTGAACAGAAAGGCTCGTGTCTTAGGTGTAATAGCTGCTTCGAGTTGAGCCGGCGTAATTTTGAAATCGGAATCAACCGAAGTTTCAATCACGACGTTTTTACCTCCCGAAAGCTTTACCAGTTCAACATAAGTCACCCAATAAGGGGCCGGTACAACGACCTCGTCACCTTCTTCAACCACCACCTGCAACACATTGGCCAGTGAATGCTTGGCGCCGTTGGAAACCACTATTTGGCCGGGGGTATAATCCAGATCGTTGTCGCGTTTCAATTTATTGACGATGGCATTCCGCAATACCGGGTATCCGGGAACCGGGGAATAGTGTGAAAAATTTTCATCGACTGCTTTCTTGGCAGCTTCCTTGATGAATTCGGGTGTGTCGAAATCGGGCTCACCCACTCCCAAACTAATTACGTCAATTCCCTGTTCCTTTAATTCACGGCTTTTTTGGGCCATGGCCAAGGTTTGTGAAACAGATAGACGTGCAATCCTGTCGGCAACTTTTTCCATAATAGTCTGAATCAGAAAATTTGTTGAATTACCGGCCAAACTATGTTCCGGTGAATTTTCGGTAAATTTCTTTATAATTGTTATAGTTTCCGAGGGCAAAGTAGAAATTTTTATTGGACCCCGGCCCTATTAAATGGACAATTGACAAAAAAGTTCATCATATTTTAACAGATTAACAGTTTTTGTCGGTAAAAATTTAAAATTTTTCTCAAATGGATGGCAATATCAATAGTTTTTATGAAATCTTGAAAATTACCTTACCCGCCCTGGTTGTATTCTTAACCGCTTACTTTTTGTTTCGCGATATGCTCGAAAACAATCGGCGGCAAAGAGAATTCGAATTCAGGATCGAAAATCAGGGACAAGTAACACCCATCCGGTTGCAGGCCTATGAAAGGCTAACGATGTTTCTCGAGCGTATTTCCCCCCAATCGCTTTTAACCCGCACGTTGTCGGATATTTCGGCGGCCCGGTTTCATTACGAATTGCTTAAGCAAATCCGGCAGGAATACGAACATAACCTTTCGCAACAGATATACGTGTCAGTTCCGGCGTGGGAAGCATTAAGAGGAGCTAAAGAATCATTAATCATGCTCATCAACAAAGCAGCTGATGAAGTAAAAAAAGACGAGCCGGCTATTTCGCTTAGCAATAAAATCTTTCAAATGTATATGGAGCAGGAGGATCAGCCGGTCGCTATCGCACTGGCCGAATTGAAGAAAGAGGTTCGTAAGTTATTTTAAAGAAGAGCAATAACCACCAGATTATCTGACAAATCGTTGTTTTTTCACATTTTTTATGAGGATAAAATAAACAATTTTCCCCTATTGTCGTGTTATCAACACAGTAACCACCGAACCATGAATCATGAAGACAATAACGGTCAACCGAAAAGAACTTTTCGATACCCGTACCCCCATCCTCAATGCAGGAACAGTTGAAGAAATGCGGCAACGGATATTATCCTATTTTCACCAGACATTCGATATTGACGAACATCTATTCAACGTATTTGGCGACGAATCGGCCATGTACGAGCGAGCTGATCCGTTAAGGCACCCGCTGATTTTCTATTTTGGCCACACCGCTGTGTTTTTTATCAACAAACTCATCCTGTCCAAAATCATCGACAACCGCATCAACCCGAAATTTGAATCGATGTTCGCAGTCGGTGTCGACGAAATGTCGTGGGATGATTTGGATATGAACCATTACGACTGGCCACCCGTCGCCGACGTTCGTGCGTACCGGAAGCTGGTTCGCGAACGAGTCGACCAGGTTATCCGTGAACTTCCGCTCAATTTACCTATCAATTGGAAAAGTCCGTTTTGGATTATCATAATGGGTATTGAGCACGCACGAATTCATCTCGAAACCTCGTCTGTTTTAATCCGTCAGCTTCCGCTTAAGTATTTGAAACCGATTGAAGGCTGGAATATTTGTGCTGAAAATGGCCTGCCACCAGCCAACTCGTTACTTCCGGTGGAAGGGGGGTTGGTCAAAATGGGAAAAGACCGGGAAGATCCGCTTTATGGCTGGGACAATGAATATGGTCACCACAAGATGAAGTTGAGGCCGTTCAAAGCTTCTAAATATCTATGCTCCAACGGCGAATTTTTGGCATTCGTGGAAGCAGGCGGCTACCGCGAAGAAAAATACTGGACCGAAGAAGGCTGGAGCTGGAGAAGTTACAAAGAAGCTGAACATCCGTTATTCTGGAAAAAAGAAGGCGATGCATGGAAACTCCGGCTCGTTTACAGCGAAACCGACATGCCATGGTCGTGGCCGGCAGAGGTCAATTACCTCGAAGCCAAAGCCTTTTGCAACTGGAAATCGGAAGTAACCGGACGTTCCATCCGGTTGGCGACTGAAGAGGAATGGTACCGGATGCACGATTTGGCACAAATTCCCGATCAGCCTTACTGGGATAAAGCGCCCGGCAACATCAACATGGAACACTATCAAAGTCCCTGCCCGGTGAACAAATTCGCATTTGGTGACTTCTACGACATCATCGGTAACGTTTGGCAGTGGACAGAAACTCCGATAACTGGCTTTAGTGGCTTCAAAGTTCATCCGTTTTACGACGATTTTTCCACGCCAACGTTCGACTTGCAGCACAATCTCATCAAAGGTGGTTCATGGATTTCTACCGGAAACGAAGCCACCCGCGATGCGCGTTATGCGTTCCGCCGGCACTTTTATCAACATGCCGGTTTCCGTTACGTGGAATCGGAAAATCCCGTAATCATTCAGCGCGATGTGTACGAAACCGATCCGGAAGTGGTGCGCTACTGTCATGCCCAATACGGCCCTGGCTTGCATGGGTTCCGGAATTATCATCAGGCAATAGCCGAAAAGTGCATTGAGAGAATGCAGGGCAAAACCGGCAGCGCACTCGATTTGGGTTGCAAAACCGGGCGTTCGACATGGGAGTTGGCACGTGCTTTTGACGAGGTAACCGGCCTCGATTTTACGGCAAGGAATATCCGGCTGGCTATCGAGCTTCAGGAAAACGGAAACATGCAATACATTTTCCCGGAAGAGGGCGAACTGGTATCCTATCATCAGATTAACCTGAAGGATTTGGATTTGAATGCGTTGACCACAAAAGTTACCTTTTACCAGGCCGACGCATCCAACCTGAAAGACCTGTACACCGGTTACGACCTCATTTTGCTGAATGACATTCTGGATGAAATGTACAATCCGGTTCAGTTCCTTAGCCAGGTTCACGAAAGATTGAATAGTGGCGGTTTACTGGTAATCGCTTCTTCCTATGACTGGAACGACGAACAGACAGAAAAAAGCAACTGGATTGGCGGCTACCGCGAAGACGGTGAACCTGTATGGACCCGGGATGCTTTGACTCTGATGCTTTCCGAACATTTCGAAAAAGCGGCAGAGGATGAACATCTTCAGTCGGTATTGCCTTATTCCAAACGAAAATATGTCGTGAAGGATATCGAAGTTTCCTTTTGGGAAAAAAGCTGACAAGCAAATAAGCTATCACATAGGCCCTTGTCCACCCTGTGGGCAAGGGATTTTTACACCTAATATCTGAGTTAGCCTGATTCACGTTTCGCAAAAGGATATTTCATTTCAAGTTTCAATAACGACGGTTCGCTCCTTTTTTATCCCAATCATCTCCCTTTATATCATACCTTTGTCCAAAATCAAAAGGTGAAATAATGATGAGAACCTCAGTGAAAGGATTGCTGACAACAGGTTTACTTATGATGATAATCCTGTTTTTCAGTGCATGCAAAGAAAAAACGACAGAGCAAACCACTGTTCAGACCGTAAAAATCGATACGGCCAGGCAAGGACAACAAGTGCAATCCGTTCAATATCCGGGGAAAATCAAACCCGCCACCGAAGTAAACCTGGCCTTTCGTGTTGCCGGGCCGATTCTTCATTTCCCGGTCCAGGAAGGTCAGTTTGTAAAAAAGGGCCAGCTAATTGCCGAAATTGATCCCCGCGACTACAAAATACAACTGGCCGCCACCCAGGCCGAATACGATCAGGTAAAAGCACAGGCCGACCGGGTAAAAGAGCTGCACAAACGCAACAGCGTAACGCCCAACGATTACGATAAAGCTATTTCGGGACTGAAACGCATTACGGCCAAACGCGAAGCCAACCGAAACGCATTAAAAGATACCCGGATGGTTGCTCCTTTCGACGGTTATATTCAGAAGAAATTCTACGACAATCACGAAACAGTGGATGCCGGTTACCCGATTGTATCTTTCCTCAATACGTCCCATTTTGAAGTAGATGCCGACATTCCGGCTACCGATTATATCCGGCAAGACCAATTCGCCGGCTTCTCCTGCACAGTGGATGTTTATCCCAATCAGCCCATTCCACTGAAACTGCTGGAGATTGTTCCCAAATCGAATATGAATCAATTGTACCAGGCCCGCTTCCGTCTGGAACCGCCCAAAGACCTGCACGTTGCCGCAGGGATGAATGTCAATATAACCATCAATTACCTTTCAGGAAACCATCAACTGATGTTGGTTCCTGTAACTGCAGTGTTCGAACGGAATGGAAAATCGATGGTCTGGATTTTTTCGCCGAAAACAAATCAAATCAAATCCCGCGAGGTAACGCCTCAGTCTGTTCGCAGCAATGGTACGATGGAGATCTCTTCCGGGTTAAAAGCGGGTGAATTAATCGTCACCGCCGGTGTTCATTCACTGAAAGAAGGGCAGCAAGTAAAACCACTGGCACCGGTTAGCAAAACAAATGTAGGAGGGCTGCTATAATGAATTTGACTGAAAGCGCATTTAAGAATAAGCCACTGGTTTATTTTCTGCTTTTCGTCCTGATTGCCGGAGGGGCTTACTCATTTTTCAAGATGAGCAAGCTGGAAGACCCGGAAATCAAGGTAAAGCAGGCCCTGGTGGTAACCGTTTACCCGGGAGCATCGGCCCATGAAGTTGAACTTCAGGTGACCGACAAACTGGAGAAAGCCATTCGATCGGTGGGTGATATCAAAACCATCGAATCACGCTCGCTGGATAATTATTCCGAGATAAAAGTCGAGCTGGAAAGTACGACCAAGAAAAGTGAAGTCGAGCAAAAATGGGATATCCTTCGCCGCAAGGTGCACGATGCCCAGGCTGCTTTGCCCGGAGAAGCGCAGCAATCCATCGTTGTCGATGACTTCGGCGATGTGTATGGCATGTTCTACGCCATGACGGCGGACGGCTACAACTACGAAAAAATGTCGGACTATGCCGATCTGGTGAAACGCGAAGTACAGGATATTCCGGGCGTCAGCCGGGTACAAATTTACGGAGAACGGACTCCCTGCATCAACGTGGAATTCAAAGAAAACCGGATGGCCAACCTGGGCGTTCATCCTGCTGAAATCCTGAATACGCTGAACAGCCAGAACAAAACCGTTTACGCCGGTGAATTCAATGCCGGGAGCAAACGCCTCCGGGTCGCTGTTAATGATACCTACAAGAGCATCAACGATATTAAAAACCTGCTGGTTCAGGGCCACGAATCCGGCCAAATCCGGTTAAAGGATGTGGCCACAGTGACCAGGGGGTACCAGAAACCGTACCGGCAACTGATGCGCTACGACGGACAGAAAGCGATGGGTATTGCTTTTTCCATGGAACAAGGCGGAAATATCATCAGCCTTGGACAGAAAATCGATGCCAAACTGGCCGAATTGCAGCAATCCAGAATTCCGGCAGGGATCAGCTTTCACAAAGTATTCTTCCAACCCGATAAGGTCGAAGATGCCATCAAGGGATTCATGGTGAACCTGCTCGAATCGGTGTTGATTGTGATTGTCATCCTGATGATCACGATGGGACTTCGAAGTGGTGTTCTTATCGGGACCGGACTTATCATCACCATTCTGGGCTCGTTCCTGTGCCTGAACTTTTTTGATGGAACGTTGCAGCGGGTTTCGCTGGCTTCACTGATTGTAGCCATGGGAATGCTGGTCGACAATGCCATCGTAATTGTAGATGGTATTCTGGTCGATATGCAAAACGGCGTGAAAAAATCAAAGGCGTTGCGAAATACCCCTAAGAAAACAGCGTTGCCTTTGTTGGGAGCAACTGTGATTGCCATCATCGCTTTTCTTCCCATTTTCCTGTCGCCCGACACGTCCGGAGAATACGTCCGCGACCTGTTTATTGTACTGGCTGTATCGCTGCTGTTGAGCTGGGTCCTCGCACTGACGCATATCCCCATCATCGCTGAAAAGCGTTTCATGAAATCGAAAATAAAAGGGAATGGAAAAGGTGCGCACGAAGGTAAAATATATGACTTCTTCCGGAAGATATTAAATTTTATGTTGTATCACCGGGCACTGACCATTGGCGCAACCATTGTTCTGCTGATAATTACCGGATTTTCTTATCGGTATATCAAACAAGGTTTCTTCCCGGACCTGAGCTATAATCAGCTTTACATCGAATACCGGGCTCATGGCGGCACGCGCATCGAAGAAGTAGATAGTGATCTGCACGGTATGGAGCAATACCTGATGAGCCAGCCCGAAGTAACGCATGTAACGACTAGTCTGGGTGGCACTCCGACACGTTATAACCTGGTGCGGTCCATTGCACAGCCCTCACAAAACTATGGTGAGTTAATCGTCGATTTCACCAATCCGGATGTGCTAAAAGAAAAAATGGATACGCTGCAGAGGTACCTCACGGCACACTATCCTCAAGCATATGTCCGCATGAAGCGATACAACCTGATGTACAAGGAATATCCCATCGAAGCGTTGTTCACCGGCCCCGATCCGGCCATATTGAAGCAGTTGGCACAGAAGGCTGAAGATGTGATGAAAGCAGAACCAACGGCTACATTGGTGACAAACAATTGGGAACCGGAAACACCGTACCTGAAAGTAGATTATTACCAACCATTGGCCCGTCAGGCCGGACTATCCCGGAGCGACGTTAGCCTGGCATTGCTGGCAGCTACCGATGGTTTGCCCGTCGGTCAGTACCACGAAGGCAGACGCACTCTCCCCATTTACCTGAAGAGTGCCAATTCAGGGGGTAAGCCCGTTGAAAAGCTGGATAACGTTCCGGTCTGGAGCCTCACCCCCACTATTGGCAATATTAATCGGCAGGAGTTGCGGGGACTGTTGACCGGCCAGGCCACCACAGCCGATCTACTGGAAAGAGCAATGGGCAGCAAGCCACTCAACCAGGCAACAAGAGGCATTTCGCCCCAATGGGAGGAACCTGTTGTGTGGCGTTACAACGGCGAGCGGGCCATCAAAGCACAATGCAACAACGTACCCGGGCATTCGCCGGAAGAAGTCAGACAAAATATCAAAGACAAAATCGGTGCAATTAAACTGCCCGACGGTTACCACCTCAAATGGCAAGGTGAATATGAAGCCAGCAGCGATTCGCGAAAATATCTGTTCATGCACCTTCCCATGGCGATTATCCTGATGATTGGTATCCTGATTGCCCTGTTCAGGGATTTCAAAAAACCAGCCATCATCCTGCTCAGTTTGCCACTGGCCACCATCGGAATTGTTTCCGGTATGCTCCTATCGGGAAAAGAGTTCGGCTTTGTAGCCATCGTCGGTGCATTGGGATTGATTGGTTTGATGATTAAAAACGGTGTGGTATTGATAGAAGAGATAGGCCTGCAAATCGAATCGGGGAAAGGCCATTACCAGGCAATCATCGATTCATCGGCTTCCAGGCTTCGGCCCGTGATGATGGCTTCACTAACCACCATTCTGGGAATGATTCCGCTGCTGCCCGATGATATGTTCGGCTCGCTGGCGGTGACCATCATGGCCGGACTGCTGGTAGGGACACTCATCACGCTGATTATTATACCGGTGCTCTATTCACTGTTTTTTCACATTCACCATCCCAAACGGGAAGTATCGAA
Encoded proteins:
- a CDS encoding efflux RND transporter permease subunit; translated protein: MNLTESAFKNKPLVYFLLFVLIAGGAYSFFKMSKLEDPEIKVKQALVVTVYPGASAHEVELQVTDKLEKAIRSVGDIKTIESRSLDNYSEIKVELESTTKKSEVEQKWDILRRKVHDAQAALPGEAQQSIVVDDFGDVYGMFYAMTADGYNYEKMSDYADLVKREVQDIPGVSRVQIYGERTPCINVEFKENRMANLGVHPAEILNTLNSQNKTVYAGEFNAGSKRLRVAVNDTYKSINDIKNLLVQGHESGQIRLKDVATVTRGYQKPYRQLMRYDGQKAMGIAFSMEQGGNIISLGQKIDAKLAELQQSRIPAGISFHKVFFQPDKVEDAIKGFMVNLLESVLIVIVILMITMGLRSGVLIGTGLIITILGSFLCLNFFDGTLQRVSLASLIVAMGMLVDNAIVIVDGILVDMQNGVKKSKALRNTPKKTALPLLGATVIAIIAFLPIFLSPDTSGEYVRDLFIVLAVSLLLSWVLALTHIPIIAEKRFMKSKIKGNGKGAHEGKIYDFFRKILNFMLYHRALTIGATIVLLIITGFSYRYIKQGFFPDLSYNQLYIEYRAHGGTRIEEVDSDLHGMEQYLMSQPEVTHVTTSLGGTPTRYNLVRSIAQPSQNYGELIVDFTNPDVLKEKMDTLQRYLTAHYPQAYVRMKRYNLMYKEYPIEALFTGPDPAILKQLAQKAEDVMKAEPTATLVTNNWEPETPYLKVDYYQPLARQAGLSRSDVSLALLAATDGLPVGQYHEGRRTLPIYLKSANSGGKPVEKLDNVPVWSLTPTIGNINRQELRGLLTGQATTADLLERAMGSKPLNQATRGISPQWEEPVVWRYNGERAIKAQCNNVPGHSPEEVRQNIKDKIGAIKLPDGYHLKWQGEYEASSDSRKYLFMHLPMAIILMIGILIALFRDFKKPAIILLSLPLATIGIVSGMLLSGKEFGFVAIVGALGLIGLMIKNGVVLIEEIGLQIESGKGHYQAIIDSSASRLRPVMMASLTTILGMIPLLPDDMFGSLAVTIMAGLLVGTLITLIIIPVLYSLFFHIHHPKREVSKKVTNHDKEN
- a CDS encoding pyridoxal phosphate-dependent aminotransferase, which encodes MEKVADRIARLSVSQTLAMAQKSRELKEQGIDVISLGVGEPDFDTPEFIKEAAKKAVDENFSHYSPVPGYPVLRNAIVNKLKRDNDLDYTPGQIVVSNGAKHSLANVLQVVVEEGDEVVVPAPYWVTYVELVKLSGGKNVVIETSVDSDFKITPAQLEAAITPKTRAFLFSSPSNPTGKLYTREELKAFAGIFAKHPNIIVISDEIYEYITYGVKHESIGQFDAIKDQVVVVNGVSKAYAMTGYRIGYIAAPTWIAKGCNKLQGQYTSGANSVAQVASAAAINSDNSEVFKMVAQFEKRRDMVMELMAEIPGLKTSKPDGAFYVFPDVTHYFGKKVGDTVIDDATDLSMYLLNEAHVGVVTGAAFGDPNCLRVSYAASEAELREAISRIKNALSKLV
- a CDS encoding HAD family phosphatase; amino-acid sequence: MNHKLEVDLRARGLIFDIDGTICDTMPVHYIAWRDTAKEYGIDFTIPLFESVTGMPAVETCQLLKEKFNKKFDPEEFARIKELRYEENIHKVKPVEPVVELIHEYHGKLPMACGTGGYRRLAWMALEKAGVKECFEHLVAAEDVMHHKPDPETFLTAAKLIQVNPTDCQVFEDGKLGLQAAESAGMIATDVTKYYEVTIGREV
- the ovoA gene encoding 5-histidylcysteine sulfoxide synthase; the encoded protein is MKTITVNRKELFDTRTPILNAGTVEEMRQRILSYFHQTFDIDEHLFNVFGDESAMYERADPLRHPLIFYFGHTAVFFINKLILSKIIDNRINPKFESMFAVGVDEMSWDDLDMNHYDWPPVADVRAYRKLVRERVDQVIRELPLNLPINWKSPFWIIIMGIEHARIHLETSSVLIRQLPLKYLKPIEGWNICAENGLPPANSLLPVEGGLVKMGKDREDPLYGWDNEYGHHKMKLRPFKASKYLCSNGEFLAFVEAGGYREEKYWTEEGWSWRSYKEAEHPLFWKKEGDAWKLRLVYSETDMPWSWPAEVNYLEAKAFCNWKSEVTGRSIRLATEEEWYRMHDLAQIPDQPYWDKAPGNINMEHYQSPCPVNKFAFGDFYDIIGNVWQWTETPITGFSGFKVHPFYDDFSTPTFDLQHNLIKGGSWISTGNEATRDARYAFRRHFYQHAGFRYVESENPVIIQRDVYETDPEVVRYCHAQYGPGLHGFRNYHQAIAEKCIERMQGKTGSALDLGCKTGRSTWELARAFDEVTGLDFTARNIRLAIELQENGNMQYIFPEEGELVSYHQINLKDLDLNALTTKVTFYQADASNLKDLYTGYDLILLNDILDEMYNPVQFLSQVHERLNSGGLLVIASSYDWNDEQTEKSNWIGGYREDGEPVWTRDALTLMLSEHFEKAAEDEHLQSVLPYSKRKYVVKDIEVSFWEKS
- a CDS encoding efflux RND transporter periplasmic adaptor subunit, with the translated sequence MMRTSVKGLLTTGLLMMIILFFSACKEKTTEQTTVQTVKIDTARQGQQVQSVQYPGKIKPATEVNLAFRVAGPILHFPVQEGQFVKKGQLIAEIDPRDYKIQLAATQAEYDQVKAQADRVKELHKRNSVTPNDYDKAISGLKRITAKREANRNALKDTRMVAPFDGYIQKKFYDNHETVDAGYPIVSFLNTSHFEVDADIPATDYIRQDQFAGFSCTVDVYPNQPIPLKLLEIVPKSNMNQLYQARFRLEPPKDLHVAAGMNVNITINYLSGNHQLMLVPVTAVFERNGKSMVWIFSPKTNQIKSREVTPQSVRSNGTMEISSGLKAGELIVTAGVHSLKEGQQVKPLAPVSKTNVGGLL